A window of Panicum virgatum strain AP13 chromosome 8K, P.virgatum_v5, whole genome shotgun sequence contains these coding sequences:
- the LOC120645192 gene encoding uncharacterized protein LOC120645192: MSGAMVNHYERSHERFTWRGVLHTHVDPKKRKGFKILSRPRDRVKDKTINVPGSCVFYSLATALEAAYRACGVDIDKLSWEDLYDMVDQDNQFRVRASLRVLKYRGIRREADYKKGNINGKRFKIAQFCDISNGLDCHNIKGAINNYLSKTVMVATFPISHNYYDLEDGVENIYEYDEDDPVFGGDAGSEQIFTHMAVITGFGFEEKVPYFEFLDCNGKTFGKNGFGRILPSSIIALYAFDVVVD; this comes from the exons ATGTCAGGAGCAATGGTTAACCATTATGAGCGGTCGCATGAAAGATTTACGTGGAGAGGCGTACTCCATACTCATGTTGATCCTAAGAAGAGAAAAGGTTTTAAGATCTTGTCACGCCCAAGGGATCGAGTCAAGGATAAAACCATCAATGTTCCAG GCAGTTGTGTCTTTTACTCCCTGGCCACCGCCCTTGAGGCAGCATATCGTGCCTGTGGAGTGGACATTGATAAGCTCTCATGGGAGGATTTGTATGACATGGTCGATCAAGATAATCAATTTCGTGTCCGTGCTTCCCTTCGAGTCCTGAAGTATCGTGGAATTAGACGTGAAGCTGATTACAAGAAG GGCAATATTAATGGAAAGCGATTCAAGATAGCTCAATTTTGTGACATAAGCAATGGCTTGGACTGCCACAATATCAAGGGGGCCATAAACAATTATCTTAGCAAGACAGTTATGGTTGCAACATTTCCAATAAGCCACAACTACTATGATCTAGAAGATGGAGTAGAGAACATCTACGAGTATGATGAAGATGATCCTGTATTTGGAGGAGATGCCGGGTCAGAACAGATTTTCACACACATGGCAGTTATAACTGGTTTTGGATTTGAGGAGAAGGTTCCCTATTTTGAATTTTTAGATTGCAATGGTAAGACTTTTGGCAAAAATGGTTTTGGTAGGATATTACCCAGTAGCATAATTGCTCTCTACGCATTTGATGTTGTTGTTGACTAG
- the LOC120645193 gene encoding uncharacterized protein LOC120645193 translates to MSMATAAPPCEWGYLACFPSDRLSDPATVEPPSGSSVPPPPPPPPAPAPARLPQRKGPLDLRANPKVQLAQAKRFATGVLDHYNKNKKIKFELLDAKPVISIPEPRCCYTHINFTARSSKEDSEEQLFFAEIYHCRKKRSPSGFIVTCCEPLGPDFKVGQKFCKLDGSSAVRKNTDFTHCFACTERMLHPRGENYVAGHCNIPRVYDYVR, encoded by the exons ATGTCGATGGCCACGGCGGCTCCTCCCTGCGAGTGGGGATATCTCGCATGTTTCCCGAGCGACCGTCTCTCCGACCCTGCCACAGTTGAGCCGCCCTCCGGCTCCTCGgttccgcctccgcctccgcctccgcctgcccctgcccctgcccg GCTTCCTCAGAGAAAAGGTCCGCTCGACCTTCGAGCCAATCCAAAAGTTCAGCTTGCACAGGCCAAGAGGTTTGCAACGGGTGTCTTGGACCACTACAACAAAAACAAGAAG ATTAAATTTGAGCTCTTGGATGCCAAGCCTGTCATCAGTATACCCGAGCCACGCTGTTGTTACACACACATTAACTTCACCGCCAGGTCcagcaaggaggattcagaggAGCAACTTTTCTTTGCTGAGATTTACCACTGTCGCAAAAAGCGGTCTCCAAGTGGCTTTATCGTCACATGCTGTGAGCCATTGGGCCCTGATTTTAAAG TGGGACAAAAGTTCTGCAAGCTTGATGGTTCCTCGGCCGTGAGGAAGAATACTGATTTTACGCACTGTTTTGCCTGCACCGAGAGGATGCTGCATCCGAGAGGCGAAAACTATGTTGCAGGGCACTGCAACATCCCTCGTGTTTATGACTATGTGCGCTAG